In one Halosimplex halophilum genomic region, the following are encoded:
- a CDS encoding branched-chain amino acid ABC transporter permease, producing the protein MVAVLYFALFAMSFDFISGYTGYLSFGHAAFYGTGAYAVILIANGKVPLLPAGTPFMVSLLVAAVLAGLLAVAIGLVSFRLSGVYFAMITLGFAQVLYVFVRGWDYVASNPRDGPAVGSTHPEGFEIGIPFVDQLNLAIGTFSGDTVTLLGHELGTYTVSFYMVGLVALVSYFAMQRIVHSPFGRVMIAIRENEERARAIGYDTFRYKLGAFVISGFFGGVAGALYAGFARSVTPESTFYFLTTGDALLASIIGGFGTLAGPLYGHLFDHSIREFLSNTGQGGGLLPFLRETLPEGVLSAELLGGLTVEGFIGAALNGHAALYVGIVFVLFVLYVPSGLVGTLRSYLGGPVAERLPAKLWGER; encoded by the coding sequence ATGGTCGCCGTCCTCTACTTCGCGCTCTTTGCCATGTCGTTCGACTTCATCAGCGGCTACACCGGCTACCTCTCCTTCGGCCACGCGGCCTTCTACGGTACCGGTGCCTACGCCGTCATCCTGATCGCCAACGGCAAGGTCCCGCTGCTGCCCGCGGGGACGCCGTTCATGGTCTCCCTGCTGGTCGCGGCCGTCCTCGCCGGCCTGCTGGCGGTCGCCATCGGGCTGGTCTCCTTCCGGCTCTCCGGCGTCTACTTCGCGATGATCACGCTCGGGTTCGCGCAGGTGCTGTACGTGTTCGTCCGCGGCTGGGACTACGTGGCGAGCAACCCGCGCGACGGCCCCGCCGTCGGCTCGACCCACCCCGAGGGCTTCGAGATCGGGATCCCATTCGTCGACCAGTTGAACCTCGCCATCGGCACGTTCTCCGGCGACACGGTGACGCTTTTGGGCCACGAACTCGGCACCTACACCGTCTCGTTCTACATGGTCGGGCTGGTCGCGCTGGTCTCCTACTTCGCGATGCAGCGGATCGTCCACTCCCCGTTCGGGCGCGTGATGATCGCCATCCGCGAGAACGAGGAGCGCGCGAGGGCGATCGGCTACGACACGTTCCGCTACAAGCTCGGGGCGTTCGTCATCAGCGGCTTCTTCGGCGGCGTCGCGGGGGCGCTGTACGCCGGGTTCGCCCGGTCGGTCACGCCGGAGAGCACGTTCTACTTCCTGACGACCGGCGACGCGCTGCTGGCGAGCATCATCGGCGGGTTCGGCACGCTCGCCGGGCCGCTGTACGGCCACCTGTTCGACCACTCGATCCGCGAGTTCCTCTCGAACACGGGCCAGGGCGGCGGCCTGCTCCCGTTCCTCCGGGAGACGCTACCCGAGGGCGTCCTCTCGGCGGAACTGCTCGGCGGGCTCACCGTCGAGGGGTTCATCGGCGCGGCGCTGAACGGCCACGCCGCCCTCTACGTCGGGATCGTGTTCGTCCTGTTCGTCCTCTACGTCCCCAGCGGGCTCGTGGGAACGCTGCGGAGCTACCTCGGCGGCCCCGTCGCCGAGCGACTGCCCGCGAAACTGTGGGGCGAGCGATGA
- a CDS encoding 3-oxoacyl-ACP synthase, protein MTVHLTGIGTALPDETVGGADIAERSGIPREVVVEKMGVRRKHVCRNGDEQPSDLCVAAAEEALADADCDPAELDAVRYHGSEFKDYVVWSLAADVAERIGATDAYAAESYALCAGAPVAVRETKSQLAADSVDRVLLVAASREEDLVDYGDPDTSFTFNFGSGASAMVLERDAPDRALATVRESAALTDGSFSRDVVMPAGGTRHPPSHDTVDAGMHSLRVPDHETMKERLAEVSLANFLDVADTALDRSGLDRSDLDFAAITHMKRSFHAHLCDELGLGEREQYYLDDYGHVQSVDQALVTAEARSRGWLSAGDTVLFLAAGTGYTWAATALEWRD, encoded by the coding sequence ATGACGGTCCACCTCACCGGGATCGGGACGGCGCTGCCCGACGAGACCGTCGGCGGCGCCGACATCGCCGAGCGGTCGGGGATCCCCCGCGAGGTGGTCGTCGAGAAGATGGGCGTCCGTCGCAAGCACGTCTGCCGGAACGGTGACGAGCAGCCCAGCGACCTCTGCGTCGCGGCCGCGGAGGAGGCGCTGGCCGACGCCGACTGCGACCCCGCGGAACTCGACGCCGTCCGCTACCACGGCAGCGAGTTCAAAGACTACGTCGTCTGGAGCCTCGCCGCCGACGTGGCCGAGCGGATCGGCGCGACCGACGCCTACGCCGCCGAGAGCTACGCCCTCTGCGCCGGCGCGCCGGTCGCCGTCCGGGAGACGAAATCGCAACTCGCGGCCGATTCCGTCGACCGGGTGCTGCTGGTCGCGGCCAGCCGGGAGGAGGACCTGGTCGACTACGGCGACCCCGACACCTCCTTCACGTTCAACTTCGGCAGCGGCGCCTCGGCGATGGTGCTCGAACGCGACGCGCCCGACCGGGCGCTCGCGACCGTCCGCGAGAGCGCCGCCCTGACCGACGGCAGCTTCTCGCGGGACGTGGTGATGCCCGCCGGCGGGACCCGCCACCCGCCCTCCCACGACACCGTCGACGCCGGGATGCACTCGCTGCGGGTCCCCGACCACGAGACGATGAAAGAGCGGCTGGCCGAGGTGAGCCTCGCGAACTTCCTCGACGTGGCCGACACGGCGCTCGACCGGTCCGGGCTCGACCGCTCGGACCTGGATTTCGCGGCGATCACCCACATGAAGCGGTCGTTCCACGCCCACCTCTGCGACGAGCTCGGCCTCGGCGAGCGCGAACAGTACTACCTCGACGACTACGGGCACGTCCAGAGCGTCGACCAGGCGCTGGTGACCGCCGAGGCCCGGTCGCGCGGGTGGCTCTCGGCCGGCGACACGGTTCTCTTTCTCGCCGCGGGCACCGGCTACACCTGGGCGGCCACCGCCCTGGAGTGGCGGGACTGA
- the gfo6 gene encoding D-xylose 1-dehydrogenase Gfo6, with amino-acid sequence MELQEYLDDFTERDWPQADDGKVRFAMVGLGWWTMEFAIPATEELDHLETTVVVSSTTEKAEGVAEDHETIEHGLTYDEFTDGEATDAYDAVYIATPNALHLPYVEAAAEFGKDILCEKPLEANTERAEQLVEAAEDVTLGVEYRMHVQPAVRMMRKLVDAGFIGDVAMVHGNMSQPLLEINDNYDQWRLNPDMAGPGASVTDLGIYSVNTTRFVIDEDPVAVTATDWSGHEAFDEVPDERAAFTVEFPDGVVAACTASQNTQETSNLRVIGTEGELLLEDAFLSGDRELTITRGETTITTEFDGIEETRRSLGYFGDHILTGTPILGDGEHGLVDQRAIDAIYEAAESGERVEL; translated from the coding sequence ATGGAACTACAGGAGTACCTCGACGACTTCACGGAGCGCGACTGGCCCCAGGCCGACGACGGGAAAGTGCGGTTCGCGATGGTCGGGCTCGGCTGGTGGACGATGGAGTTCGCCATCCCCGCCACCGAGGAGCTCGACCACCTGGAGACGACGGTCGTCGTCTCCTCGACGACCGAGAAGGCCGAGGGCGTCGCCGAGGACCACGAGACCATCGAGCACGGACTCACCTACGACGAGTTCACCGACGGCGAGGCGACCGACGCCTACGACGCCGTCTACATCGCGACGCCCAACGCCCTGCACCTGCCCTACGTCGAGGCGGCCGCCGAGTTCGGCAAGGACATCCTCTGCGAGAAGCCCCTGGAGGCCAACACCGAGCGCGCCGAGCAGCTGGTTGAGGCCGCCGAGGACGTGACGCTCGGCGTCGAGTACCGGATGCACGTCCAGCCCGCCGTCCGGATGATGCGCAAGCTCGTCGACGCGGGCTTCATCGGCGACGTGGCGATGGTCCACGGGAACATGTCCCAGCCCCTGCTGGAGATCAACGACAACTACGACCAGTGGCGGCTCAACCCCGACATGGCCGGGCCGGGCGCCTCGGTCACGGACCTGGGCATCTACTCCGTCAACACGACCCGGTTCGTCATCGACGAGGACCCCGTCGCCGTCACCGCGACGGACTGGTCGGGCCACGAGGCGTTCGACGAGGTGCCCGACGAGCGGGCCGCCTTCACCGTCGAGTTCCCCGACGGCGTCGTCGCCGCCTGCACGGCCAGCCAGAACACCCAGGAGACGAGCAACCTCCGGGTCATCGGCACCGAGGGCGAACTCCTGCTCGAAGACGCCTTCCTCTCGGGCGACCGCGAGCTGACGATCACCCGCGGCGAGACGACGATCACCACCGAGTTCGACGGCATCGAGGAGACCCGCCGCTCGCTGGGCTACTTCGGCGACCACATTCTGACGGGCACTCCTATCCTCGGCGACGGCGAGCACGGGCTCGTCGACCAGCGCGCTATCGACGCCATCTACGAGGCCGCCGAGTCCGGCGAGCGCGTCGAGCTGTAG
- a CDS encoding HFX_2341 family transcriptional regulator domain-containing protein, with translation MRTIDEVHVVPLGYEHDRILRPLRKHDADVVYLLAADGEHTPLTPYQEALVEELESDGRTIRFRETALSDLYDVLAVVTTVAADHEQDVVRVNVSSGGKLAAIGSAIACMATDATAYYVRAEEHVPDLEENPRTRGMRDDEVLPSYPIEAVSRDQVAMLAFLEETNTDTYTAKKSDLIEHAEAEELSFIADADPANDKAKFALLNANVIDPLVDDGYIEVERVGRQKQIRLTETGQNVLHAFRHKL, from the coding sequence ATGCGAACCATCGACGAAGTCCACGTCGTGCCGCTGGGGTACGAGCACGACCGGATCCTCCGGCCGCTCCGCAAACACGACGCGGACGTGGTCTACCTGCTCGCGGCCGACGGCGAACACACCCCGCTGACCCCCTACCAGGAGGCGCTCGTGGAGGAGCTGGAGAGCGACGGGCGGACCATCCGCTTCCGGGAGACGGCCCTTTCGGACCTGTACGACGTGCTCGCGGTCGTGACGACCGTCGCCGCCGACCACGAGCAGGACGTGGTGCGCGTCAACGTCTCCAGCGGCGGGAAACTCGCCGCCATCGGGAGCGCCATCGCCTGCATGGCCACCGACGCCACCGCCTACTACGTCCGCGCCGAGGAGCACGTCCCCGACCTGGAGGAGAACCCCCGCACCCGCGGCATGCGCGACGACGAGGTGCTCCCCTCCTACCCCATCGAGGCCGTCTCCCGCGACCAGGTCGCCATGCTCGCCTTCCTGGAGGAGACCAACACCGACACCTACACCGCCAAGAAGTCCGACCTCATCGAACACGCCGAGGCGGAGGAACTGTCCTTCATCGCCGACGCCGACCCCGCCAACGACAAGGCGAAGTTCGCGCTGCTCAACGCCAACGTCATCGACCCGCTCGTCGACGACGGCTACATCGAGGTCGAGCGCGTCGGCCGCCAGAAACAGATCCGCCTCACCGAGACCGGCCAGAACGTCCTCCACGCCTTCCGGCACAAGCTCTGA
- a CDS encoding mandelate racemase/muconate lactonizing enzyme family protein produces MGRDYRDLHDPNAEYTMRELSAETMGTTARRGGGRDVEITDVQTTMVDGNFPWTLVRVYTDAGLVGTGEAYWGAGIPELIERMTPFLIGENPLDIDRLYEHLIQKMSGEGSVEGVTVSAISGIEVALHDLAGKIIEVPAYQLLGGKYRDEMRVYCDCHTEEEADPDACADEAERVVEELGYDALKFDLDVPSGHEKDRANRHLRPGEIRHKAEIVEKVTERVKDRADVAFDCHWTFSGNSAERLAEAIDDYDVWWLEDPVPPENLEVQEKVTDSTTTPITVGENRYRVTEHRRLIEEQAVDIVAPDMPKIGGMRETRKIADVANQYYVPVAMHNVSSPVGTVASAHVGASVPNSLAVEYHSYELDWWEDLVEEDGLIEDGYMKVPEENGLGVTLDLDTVEEHMVEGETLFDPAQ; encoded by the coding sequence ATGGGACGCGACTACAGAGACCTCCACGACCCGAACGCGGAGTACACGATGCGGGAACTGTCCGCGGAGACGATGGGTACCACGGCCAGACGCGGCGGCGGCCGAGACGTGGAGATCACGGACGTACAGACGACGATGGTCGACGGGAACTTCCCGTGGACGCTGGTGCGGGTGTACACCGACGCGGGGCTCGTCGGCACCGGCGAGGCCTACTGGGGCGCGGGCATCCCCGAGCTGATCGAGCGGATGACGCCGTTCCTCATCGGCGAAAACCCCCTCGATATCGACCGCCTCTACGAGCACCTCATCCAGAAGATGTCCGGCGAGGGATCCGTCGAGGGCGTCACCGTCTCGGCCATCTCCGGCATCGAGGTCGCGCTGCACGACCTCGCCGGCAAGATCATCGAGGTGCCCGCCTACCAGCTGCTCGGCGGCAAGTACCGCGACGAGATGCGGGTCTACTGCGACTGCCACACCGAGGAGGAGGCCGACCCCGACGCCTGCGCCGACGAGGCCGAGCGCGTCGTCGAGGAGCTGGGCTACGACGCCCTGAAGTTCGACCTCGACGTGCCCTCGGGCCACGAGAAAGACCGGGCCAACCGCCACCTCCGGCCCGGCGAGATCCGCCACAAGGCCGAGATCGTCGAGAAGGTGACCGAGCGGGTCAAGGATCGGGCCGACGTGGCCTTCGACTGCCACTGGACGTTCTCGGGCAACTCCGCCGAGCGGCTGGCCGAGGCCATCGACGACTACGACGTGTGGTGGCTCGAAGACCCCGTCCCGCCGGAGAACCTCGAAGTCCAGGAGAAGGTCACCGACTCGACGACCACCCCCATCACCGTCGGGGAGAACCGCTACCGGGTCACCGAGCACCGCCGGCTCATCGAGGAACAGGCCGTCGACATCGTCGCGCCGGACATGCCGAAGATCGGCGGGATGCGCGAGACGCGGAAGATCGCCGACGTGGCCAACCAGTACTACGTCCCCGTGGCGATGCACAACGTCTCCTCGCCCGTCGGAACGGTCGCGAGCGCCCACGTCGGCGCCTCGGTGCCGAACTCCCTGGCCGTCGAGTACCACTCCTACGAACTCGACTGGTGGGAGGACCTCGTCGAGGAGGACGGCCTCATCGAGGACGGCTACATGAAGGTGCCCGAGGAGAACGGCCTCGGCGTCACGCTGGACCTCGATACCGTCGAGGAGCACATGGTCGAAGGCGAGACGCTGTTCGATCCGGCTCAGTGA
- a CDS encoding response regulator transcription factor, protein MVRGGVATVLVVDDDEAVADVYASQLGEFYDVLTAYDGESALELVTDEVDVVLLDRRMHGLSGREVLERIRGRDIDCGVVMVTAVDPGFDIVDMGFDDYLLKPVEGPELQSVVAETVNRLDKRAVVREYHALSAKVATLRVEKNPAELEDSEEYQRLLDRLDDLESRIEGGADPDAED, encoded by the coding sequence ATGGTCCGAGGGGGGGTAGCGACCGTGCTGGTCGTCGACGACGACGAGGCGGTCGCCGACGTGTACGCGAGCCAGCTGGGCGAGTTCTACGACGTGCTGACCGCCTACGACGGCGAGTCGGCGCTCGAACTGGTGACCGACGAGGTGGACGTGGTGTTGCTCGACCGCCGGATGCACGGCCTGTCGGGGCGCGAGGTCCTCGAACGCATCCGTGGCCGGGACATCGACTGCGGGGTGGTGATGGTGACAGCCGTCGACCCCGGCTTCGACATCGTCGACATGGGGTTCGACGACTACCTGCTCAAGCCCGTCGAGGGGCCGGAACTGCAGTCGGTCGTCGCCGAGACGGTCAACCGGCTCGACAAGCGCGCCGTCGTCCGGGAGTACCACGCCCTCTCGGCGAAGGTCGCCACCCTCCGGGTCGAGAAGAACCCGGCCGAACTCGAGGACAGCGAGGAGTACCAGCGACTGCTCGACCGCCTCGACGACCTGGAGAGCCGGATCGAGGGCGGCGCCGACCCCGACGCCGAGGACTGA
- a CDS encoding DUF7576 family protein: MVDPTSDLNEDVSEEEAPTCAVCGAALVQDPDHRVVTRVDDGQVETTHFCSEAHRAEWTG; this comes from the coding sequence ATGGTCGACCCCACGTCCGATCTCAACGAAGACGTATCCGAGGAGGAGGCGCCGACGTGCGCCGTCTGCGGCGCGGCGCTGGTACAGGACCCCGACCACCGGGTCGTCACGCGCGTCGACGACGGCCAGGTCGAGACGACGCACTTCTGCAGCGAGGCCCACCGCGCGGAGTGGACCGGCTGA
- the glmU gene encoding bifunctional sugar-1-phosphate nucleotidylyltransferase/acetyltransferase, whose protein sequence is MQVVLLTAGEGTRMRPLTESLPKPMLPVADRPLVAHGADAAVDAGASELVLVVGYEAEAVRAYFGDEYRGVPVEYAVQEEQLGTAHAVDCAREHLEGPFVVLNGDDLYDRGSVAALLDADGPAVGTYRVDDPTSYGVFEVEDGVVTGIVEKPADPPTDLVNVGAYRFPAEAREWLDVPMSERGEHEITDVLARVIDERSVRTVEVERWLGCGRPWELLEANEWKLADLDRDLRGEVHESADLRGDVVVEEGATVDAGVVVEGPALVREGAEVGPNAYVRGATLLGEDTHVGNAVEVKNSVIMAGTHVPHHSYVGDSVLGRDVNFGAGTKVANLRHDGGDVYFTVKGERVSTGRRKFGVVAGDGVKTGINTSLNPGVRLSAGATTTPGESVTRDR, encoded by the coding sequence ATGCAAGTCGTCCTGCTGACGGCCGGGGAGGGTACCCGGATGCGTCCGCTGACGGAGTCGCTGCCCAAGCCGATGCTGCCGGTCGCCGACCGGCCGCTGGTCGCCCACGGCGCCGACGCGGCCGTCGACGCCGGCGCCTCGGAGCTGGTCCTCGTGGTCGGCTACGAGGCCGAGGCGGTCAGGGCGTACTTCGGCGACGAGTACCGGGGCGTCCCCGTCGAGTACGCCGTCCAGGAGGAGCAGCTCGGGACCGCCCACGCCGTCGACTGCGCGCGCGAGCACCTGGAGGGGCCGTTCGTCGTCCTCAACGGCGACGACCTCTACGACCGCGGGAGCGTCGCGGCGCTGCTCGACGCCGACGGCCCCGCCGTCGGCACCTACCGCGTCGACGACCCGACCAGCTACGGCGTCTTCGAGGTCGAAGACGGCGTCGTCACCGGCATCGTCGAGAAGCCGGCGGACCCGCCCACCGACCTCGTCAACGTCGGCGCCTACCGGTTCCCGGCCGAGGCCCGCGAGTGGCTGGACGTGCCGATGAGCGAGCGCGGCGAACACGAGATCACCGACGTGCTCGCGCGGGTCATCGACGAGCGCTCCGTCCGCACCGTCGAGGTCGAGCGCTGGCTGGGCTGTGGCCGCCCCTGGGAGCTGCTGGAGGCCAACGAGTGGAAACTGGCCGACCTCGACCGCGACCTGCGCGGGGAGGTCCACGAGTCGGCAGACCTCCGCGGCGACGTGGTCGTCGAGGAGGGCGCCACCGTCGACGCGGGCGTCGTCGTCGAGGGGCCGGCGCTGGTCCGCGAGGGCGCCGAGGTGGGGCCCAACGCCTACGTCCGGGGCGCGACGCTCCTCGGGGAGGACACACACGTCGGCAACGCCGTGGAGGTCAAAAACAGCGTGATAATGGCGGGCACCCACGTCCCCCACCACTCCTACGTCGGCGACAGCGTGCTCGGCCGGGACGTGAACTTCGGCGCGGGGACGAAGGTGGCGAACCTCCGCCACGACGGCGGCGACGTGTACTTCACCGTCAAGGGCGAGCGCGTCTCGACCGGCCGCCGGAAGTTCGGGGTCGTCGCCGGCGACGGCGTCAAGACCGGGATCAACACGAGCCTCAACCCCGGCGTGCGACTCTCCGCCGGCGCGACGACGACGCCCGGCGAGTCCGTGACGCGGGACCGCTGA
- a CDS encoding DUF7344 domain-containing protein: MVRSDGADGDTEGATPATDGGETGDSTARDDTDRLPASAVADLRASERRRRALDCLAERADPIPVSDLARHVVAVEREEPADAVPDEAVDEARRDLFQQHLPKLTATGVVRYDSLVGTVELAAADPRVLGDDGDDADEGDTDEGDADGRTDDRVAPE; encoded by the coding sequence ATGGTACGATCCGACGGCGCCGACGGCGACACGGAGGGGGCGACACCGGCGACAGACGGCGGTGAAACGGGTGATTCCACGGCGAGGGACGACACTGATCGACTCCCAGCGTCGGCGGTCGCGGACCTGCGCGCGAGCGAGCGGCGGCGGCGGGCGCTGGACTGTCTCGCCGAGCGGGCCGACCCGATCCCGGTTTCGGACCTGGCCAGACACGTCGTCGCCGTCGAGCGCGAAGAACCGGCCGACGCGGTCCCGGACGAGGCCGTCGACGAGGCCCGGCGGGACCTGTTCCAGCAGCACCTCCCGAAGCTGACCGCGACCGGCGTCGTGCGGTACGACTCGCTGGTCGGCACGGTCGAGCTGGCGGCGGCGGACCCGAGAGTCCTCGGCGACGACGGGGACGACGCCGACGAGGGCGATACCGACGAAGGCGATGCCGACGGGCGTACCGACGACCGCGTCGCGCCGGAGTGA
- a CDS encoding GTP cyclohydrolase III produces the protein MTNTQVTHVQIDNYGPWTVTPEPRREVDLQTLQSRLYADLSQLVGNRGGYVFFSRFDNMIAVTNGLDEDDHALIQESVANRYPVTMSLSVATGTTPAEALGTATEALQEAGSAQDKSRREILRGRTIDQEFRTDEDVQIAHFDVNDATGKYTDELNEFDTFIQIEQGYAELMRYMRRAYDSLSFFVGGDNVIAVCSEMDPAEYQDAVDHVREAVDVELKVGVGRGELAQEAGMAAKHALEECRATGEDVHVDWAADEPDPAA, from the coding sequence GTGACGAACACGCAGGTAACGCACGTCCAGATCGACAACTACGGCCCCTGGACCGTCACGCCCGAGCCCCGGCGGGAGGTCGACCTCCAGACGCTGCAGTCGCGGCTGTACGCCGACCTCTCGCAGCTGGTCGGCAACCGCGGCGGCTACGTCTTCTTCTCGCGGTTCGACAACATGATCGCCGTCACGAACGGCCTCGACGAGGACGACCACGCGCTCATCCAGGAGTCCGTCGCCAACCGCTACCCGGTCACGATGAGCCTCAGCGTCGCCACGGGGACGACGCCCGCCGAGGCGCTCGGGACCGCCACGGAGGCCCTTCAGGAGGCCGGCAGCGCACAGGACAAGTCCCGCCGGGAGATCCTGCGCGGGCGCACTATCGACCAGGAGTTCCGGACCGACGAGGACGTGCAGATCGCCCACTTCGACGTGAACGACGCGACCGGCAAGTACACCGACGAGCTCAACGAGTTCGACACGTTCATCCAGATCGAACAGGGCTACGCCGAGCTGATGCGGTACATGCGGCGGGCCTACGACTCGCTGTCCTTCTTCGTCGGCGGCGACAACGTCATCGCCGTCTGCTCGGAGATGGACCCCGCGGAGTACCAGGACGCGGTCGACCACGTCCGCGAGGCGGTCGACGTGGAGCTCAAGGTCGGCGTCGGCCGCGGGGAACTCGCCCAGGAGGCGGGGATGGCCGCCAAACACGCGCTGGAGGAGTGTCGCGCGACCGGCGAGGACGTGCACGTCGACTGGGCCGCCGACGAGCCCGACCCCGCCGCCTGA
- a CDS encoding CBS domain-containing protein: MQRDASVREVMDREFVGVSEGDDLGETAELMLEEGVDSAVVLRGTDPVGVVTERDALAAFVDREGDPPTAAEAMTDEVPTVPPDLTIAEAADRLSAGSTQRVLVSDGDEPLGVLTERDLLTASPFAPTASEAAPTDRERAVAGVTQGRGEQGVEPADSRRGDDSRFEDQSLCEACGSLSRELSTFNGQLLCPDCRDI, from the coding sequence ATGCAACGAGACGCGAGCGTCCGGGAGGTGATGGACCGCGAGTTCGTCGGGGTCAGCGAGGGCGACGACCTCGGGGAGACGGCCGAGTTGATGCTGGAGGAGGGGGTCGACAGCGCCGTCGTCCTGCGGGGAACGGACCCCGTCGGGGTCGTCACCGAGCGGGACGCGCTGGCGGCGTTCGTCGACCGCGAGGGCGACCCGCCGACCGCCGCGGAGGCGATGACCGACGAGGTGCCGACGGTCCCGCCGGACCTGACCATCGCCGAGGCGGCCGACCGGCTGTCCGCGGGGTCGACCCAGCGCGTGCTCGTCTCCGACGGCGACGAACCGCTCGGCGTCCTGACCGAGCGGGACCTGCTGACCGCCTCGCCGTTCGCACCGACCGCGAGCGAGGCCGCGCCGACCGACCGCGAGCGGGCGGTCGCCGGCGTCACCCAGGGCCGGGGCGAGCAGGGGGTCGAGCCGGCGGACTCGCGACGGGGCGACGACTCGCGCTTCGAGGACCAGTCGCTGTGCGAGGCCTGCGGGTCGCTCTCGCGGGAGCTGTCGACGTTCAACGGTCAGCTGCTCTGCCCGGACTGTCGGGATATCTGA
- a CDS encoding ABC transporter substrate-binding protein gives MSRKIRRRKVLRGLGVAGVAGLAGCAQAGEDTPTEGDDGDGGDGGDGGDGGDTPESTPTETPEPEETEATGGDGGDGPESRTIRLGILMGVTGQLSDLGPPIRQAAELAADYMDEESDTFAVDYQFEDTATDPNTGISAAESLVSAGYPMIAGALSSTVTIQTANNVAVPNGVVECSPASTSPAITDLEDNGYLYRTTPTDALQAEVMTQIGRERLEASTTSTLALNNDYGQGLADAYVSAWEDAGGTVQQEVSFEPGAGSYTSQLSSALQDQPDLLMIVGYPDSGVQIFRDFYNDYSQDFCDVIVPDGLQSGSLPGDVGNSMRNVWGTAPTSTGPGRETFDSLYQEAYDSDPSESPFTGQSFDAVAVLALANAAAGENSGEAIRDQMQAVANEGGEEVTPENLAEGLEMAASGTEVNYQGASSAIEFDDVGDIAAATYQFYRYQEGGFEVIENIDYSA, from the coding sequence ATGTCTCGCAAGATACGTCGACGGAAGGTGCTCAGGGGACTGGGTGTCGCGGGTGTCGCGGGCCTGGCCGGGTGTGCGCAGGCGGGCGAGGACACCCCGACGGAGGGTGACGACGGCGACGGCGGTGACGGCGGTGACGGCGGCGACGGCGGTGACACGCCGGAGTCGACCCCGACCGAGACGCCCGAACCGGAGGAGACGGAAGCCACGGGCGGCGACGGCGGGGACGGCCCCGAGTCCCGGACGATCAGGCTGGGGATCCTGATGGGCGTGACCGGCCAGCTGTCGGACCTGGGCCCGCCGATCCGTCAGGCCGCGGAGCTGGCGGCCGACTACATGGACGAGGAGAGCGACACGTTCGCGGTCGACTACCAGTTCGAGGACACCGCGACGGACCCGAACACGGGGATCTCGGCCGCCGAGTCGCTCGTCTCGGCGGGCTATCCGATGATCGCCGGCGCGCTGTCCTCGACGGTGACCATCCAGACGGCCAACAACGTGGCGGTCCCGAACGGCGTCGTGGAGTGTTCGCCCGCGAGCACGTCGCCGGCGATCACGGACCTGGAGGACAACGGCTACCTCTACCGGACGACCCCGACGGACGCGCTGCAGGCCGAGGTGATGACCCAGATCGGCCGCGAACGGCTGGAGGCGTCGACGACATCGACGCTCGCGCTCAACAACGACTACGGACAGGGGCTGGCCGACGCCTACGTCTCCGCCTGGGAGGACGCCGGCGGCACCGTCCAGCAGGAGGTCAGCTTCGAGCCGGGCGCGGGGTCGTACACCTCGCAGCTGAGTTCGGCGCTGCAGGACCAGCCGGACCTGCTGATGATCGTCGGCTACCCGGACAGCGGGGTCCAGATCTTCCGGGACTTCTACAACGACTACTCGCAGGACTTCTGCGACGTCATCGTCCCGGACGGTCTCCAGAGCGGGAGCCTGCCGGGCGACGTGGGCAACTCGATGCGCAACGTCTGGGGGACGGCCCCGACCTCGACCGGTCCCGGCCGGGAGACGTTCGACTCGCTCTACCAGGAGGCCTACGACAGCGACCCCTCGGAGAGCCCGTTCACCGGCCAGTCGTTCGACGCCGTCGCCGTGCTCGCGCTCGCCAACGCCGCGGCCGGCGAGAACAGCGGCGAGGCGATCCGCGACCAGATGCAGGCGGTCGCCAACGAGGGCGGCGAGGAGGTCACGCCGGAGAACCTCGCCGAGGGGCTGGAGATGGCCGCCAGCGGCACCGAGGTCAACTACCAGGGCGCCTCCAGCGCCATCGAGTTCGACGACGTGGGCGACATCGCCGCCGCCACCTACCAGTTCTACCGCTACCAGGAGGGCGGCTTCGAGGTCATCGAGAACATCGACTACTCCGCCTGA